In Montipora capricornis isolate CH-2021 chromosome 4, ASM3666992v2, whole genome shotgun sequence, a single genomic region encodes these proteins:
- the LOC138046654 gene encoding uncharacterized protein: MATSSASSRGTSRGNFYSASNISRTPSPLSARDRNSRTSPDVLRSTSSSSSASLSSTPISFRDSTSTLQQVIAGLSACQTSIQDLLKTVESSNERIKDLSEKMKTLDDKVDKLSSDQVVDADRRDNDGRGVKRKRTKASLLIQEEVHKLHNSRELPNQYRGRETVSSVHNRRVTQFIVRELGRRSGFSQAAVEVSTS, from the exons ATGGCCACAAGTAGCGCAAGCAGCCGAGGTACTTCACGAGGCAACTTTTATTCCGCATCAAATATTTCAAGAACTCCATCTCCTCTGAGTGCACGTGATCGCAATTCTAGAACAAGTCCTGACGTTTTACGATCAACTTCATCTTCTTCGTCCGCATCGTTGTCATCTACTCCAATATCCTTTCGCGACTCGACCAGCACGTTACAACAGGTAATCGCTGGGCTTTCAGCCTGTCAGACCTCAATTCAAGATCTTCTGAAGACTGTAGAAAGTTCAAATGAAAGAATTAAGGACCTCTCCGAGAAAATGAAGACCCTTGATGACAAAGTCGACAAACTATCTTCTGATCAAGTTGTTGATGCTGATCGCAGGGACAACGATGGGCGTGGAGTCAAACGCAAGCGGACAAAAGCTTCGCTTCTTATTCAG GAAGAGGTTCACAAGCTGCATAATAGCAGAGAACTCCCTAATCAGTACCGAGGAAGGGAAAC AGTCAGCAGTGTTCATAACCGAAGAGTGACACAATTTATTGTCCGTGAACTTGGTCGAAGGAGTGGCTTTAGCCAAGCAGCTGTCGAAGTAAGCACAAGTTAA